One Hevea brasiliensis isolate MT/VB/25A 57/8 chromosome 5, ASM3005281v1, whole genome shotgun sequence genomic region harbors:
- the LOC110650777 gene encoding uncharacterized protein LOC110650777 isoform X2, which translates to MSSVETMEINNSNSHSHENGHLRGSSNSSKENSAEKDAFVNHAEVAWHEKRKQWTGDLSQKSQRMPREPIMSWTTTYEDLLCSSEPFQQPIPLAEMVDFLVDIWHEEALYD; encoded by the exons ATGTCCAGTGTGGAAACAATGGAAATCAATAACAGCAATTCACATTCCCATGAAAATGGCCATTTGAGAGGTTCAAGTAACTCCAGCAAAGAGAATTCTGCCGAGAAAGATGCGTTTGTTAACCATG CTGAGGTAGCTTGGCATGAGAAACGAAAACAGTGGACGGGTGATCTGTCTCAAAAGTCACAGAGAATGCCTAGAGAGCCAATTATGAG CTGGACCACAACATACGAGGATCTGCTTTGCTCCTCTGAACCTTTTCAACAGCCAATACCCTTAGCT GAGATGGTGGACTTTTTAGTTGACATATGGCATGAAGAAGCCCTTTATGACTAG
- the LOC110650777 gene encoding uncharacterized protein LOC110650777 isoform X1 produces the protein MSSVETMEINNSNSHSHENGHLRGSSNSSKENSAEKDAFVNHAEVAWHEKRKQWTGDLSQKSQRMPREPIMRESLESLCVRKRWTTTYEDLLCSSEPFQQPIPLAEMVDFLVDIWHEEALYD, from the exons ATGTCCAGTGTGGAAACAATGGAAATCAATAACAGCAATTCACATTCCCATGAAAATGGCCATTTGAGAGGTTCAAGTAACTCCAGCAAAGAGAATTCTGCCGAGAAAGATGCGTTTGTTAACCATG CTGAGGTAGCTTGGCATGAGAAACGAAAACAGTGGACGGGTGATCTGTCTCAAAAGTCACAGAGAATGCCTAGAGAGCCAATTATGAG ggaatctCTCGAGAGTTTGTGTGTTCGGAAACG CTGGACCACAACATACGAGGATCTGCTTTGCTCCTCTGAACCTTTTCAACAGCCAATACCCTTAGCT GAGATGGTGGACTTTTTAGTTGACATATGGCATGAAGAAGCCCTTTATGACTAG
- the LOC131180287 gene encoding ankyrin repeat-containing protein BDA1-like gives MEYGQLFVAARTGNVEIPCIFPQDTNPQWTPLHIACMFGQVDFAREYLRRYPQNLQHENPNGCSGLHLASSNGHLEMIRLLLTLGHNRELCMKRDKDGRTPLHHAVINGSDRVVNRLLDACPESALEVTVHGETVFHLAVKNKVSVSRDLFEDLLRGPYAHKLLNMADKEGNTVLHLALVRKQRQIIERLSRERTLNVNAVNSCGLTPLDLLVIDPINFADRRIEKIIKSAGGVRLNESQERREEWKSVSSGLFVMASLIAAACCQIAVFLQVGFWEGLSPITSVNVTSVLNATASIQKPGNATLYLQNGKAIYKKYENLVLLDGIVFLFSIYIIILTLLPKFRSSGDLVKWIYLIVVTLMNVIFFTVLFAGVAFYRFNWSSQERQYLYFFIFVALSSLGVFVIPLVSIFIRFLLSRRN, from the exons ATGGAGTACGGGCAGCTGTTTGTTGCTGCTCGCACAGGGAATGTGGAAATCCCGTGCATTTTCCCGCAGGATACTAATCCACAGTGGACGCCCTTACATATAGCTTGCATGTTTGGGCAAGTGGATTTTGCCAGGGAGTATTTAAGACGCTATCCACAAAATCTCCAGCATGAGAATCCAAATGGTTGTAGCGGTTTACACTTGGCATCTTCCAATGGCCATTTAGAGATGATAAGGTTGCTTCTGACACTAGGACATAACAGAGAGCTTTGCATGAAAAGGGATAAGGATGGTAGAACTCCTCTTCATCATGCAGTTATTAATGGTAGTGACCGCGTGGTGAACCGACTGCTTGATGCTTGTCCGGAGTCTGCTCTGGAGGTCACTGTTCATGGGGAGACAGTATTTCATCTAGCTGTGAAGAATAAAGTATCTGTATCTCGTGATTTATTCGAAGATTTACTTCGGGGACCATATGCCCACAAGCTATTGAATATGGCTGATAAAGAAGGCAATACAGTGTTGCATTTGGCATTAGTTCGGAAACAGAGACAG ATAATTGAGCGCTTGAGCAGAGAACGTACTTTGAATGTGAACGCTGTCAACTCATGTGGGCTTACACCTTTGGATCTTCTAGTGATTGATCCCATCAATTTCGCGGATAGAAGaatagaaaaaataattaaatctgcAGGTGGAGTAAGGTTAAATGAGAGTCAAGAAAGACGCGAAGAGTGGAAAAGTGTATCAAGCGGGCTTTTTGTGATGGCATCACTTATTGCGGCTGCTTGCTGCCAGATTGCTGTTTTCCTCCAAGTGGGTTTCTGGGAGGGCTTGTCCCCTATCACAAGTGTCAACGTTACTTCAGTTCTCAACGCTACTGCTTCCATACAAAAGCCCGGGAATGCAACACTCTACCTTCAAAATGGCAAAGCCATATACAAAAAATACGAAAATTTGGTGCTCCTTGACGGTATAGTCTTTCTGTTCTCTATTTATATCATAATACTTACGCTGTTACCAAAATTTAGGTCAAGTGGAGATTTAGTTAAATGGATATACTTAATCGTGGTGACTTTAATGAATGTGATATTTTTTACTGTATTATTTGCCGGAGTGGCGTTTTATAGATTCAATTGGAGCAGTCAAGAACGccaatatttgtatttttttatttttgttgctCTCTCATCGTTGGGAGTCTTTGTAATTCCTCTTGTCAGTATTTTTATTAGATTTCTCCTTAGTAGGAGAAACTAG